In the Candidatus Mycosynbacter amalyticus genome, one interval contains:
- a CDS encoding class I fructose-bisphosphate aldolase gives MHKPYILAIGDIVTDAFIKLKEDEAQVDEDEHGNKHLILPFGTKPPYDHVDIVQAVGPSPNAAVSFARLGAHSGLMAYMGDDLPGKDMLSYLGEENVDTSTMSVTEGMKSNYWYVLRYGAERTILVKQEAYDYKWQEPAQVPDWIYLSALDGASWNLHAELLAYLRKHPETKLVFQPGTFHFKWGAEKLAEVYARSYMVCMNKEEAADVTGRELDDLEALFDGLHNLGSEVVVITDGPKGSYASDGKKIISIPNYPDPKPPVDRTGAGDAFASTITTALAQGESLETALTWAPINSMNVCQHLGAQAGLLSKDAILDLLANAPDDYKPSLISGTHEPSLEDVAQKLLENPKGIFAADESGGSIAKRFVQYGVEDSEEMRRQYRQLFFTTPDIEHGLSGAILFDETARQKADDGTPFPELLASRGIIPGIKVDKGIVPLPGFEGEGVTSGLDGLPDRLAEYHSMGLRFAKWRAAFTVTDTLPSDAAIAANVHALARYALDCQQAGIVPIVEPEIVHDGNFTIERAREVSARVLDALFEELALLGVNRQAAILKTSMVLAGAQVEQSTPAEVAAATIDIFAHHVPHDLAGIVFLSGGQTPEQATANLQAITNLGEQTWPITFSFSRALQEPVLETWGGQRENTAHAQQTFATLVQANSNATVRQAS, from the coding sequence ATGCACAAACCATACATACTTGCGATTGGCGATATCGTCACCGACGCGTTTATTAAGCTCAAAGAAGATGAAGCGCAGGTAGACGAAGATGAGCACGGCAACAAACACCTTATATTGCCATTTGGCACCAAACCACCATATGATCACGTCGATATCGTGCAAGCCGTAGGGCCATCGCCAAACGCCGCCGTATCCTTCGCTCGCCTCGGTGCCCACTCGGGGCTCATGGCGTACATGGGCGACGATCTCCCTGGCAAAGATATGCTGAGTTATCTCGGTGAAGAAAATGTCGACACTTCTACTATGTCGGTCACCGAAGGCATGAAGTCGAACTACTGGTATGTACTCCGCTATGGTGCCGAACGCACCATCCTCGTCAAACAAGAAGCCTACGACTACAAATGGCAAGAGCCAGCCCAAGTCCCCGACTGGATTTATCTCAGTGCACTCGATGGCGCTTCGTGGAATCTGCACGCCGAGCTACTCGCCTACTTACGAAAGCACCCCGAGACCAAACTCGTGTTCCAACCGGGCACATTCCACTTCAAATGGGGCGCCGAGAAGCTGGCCGAGGTATACGCCCGTAGCTATATGGTCTGCATGAACAAAGAAGAGGCCGCCGACGTGACTGGTCGCGAACTCGACGATCTCGAAGCGCTGTTCGATGGTCTACATAATCTCGGCTCTGAAGTGGTCGTCATCACCGACGGGCCAAAAGGCTCGTATGCAAGCGATGGCAAAAAGATCATCTCGATCCCTAATTACCCAGATCCGAAACCACCCGTAGATCGTACCGGTGCCGGCGACGCTTTTGCCAGCACTATTACCACCGCACTTGCTCAAGGCGAGAGCCTCGAGACAGCGCTTACCTGGGCACCGATCAATAGCATGAATGTCTGTCAACACCTCGGTGCACAGGCGGGCCTACTCAGCAAAGATGCCATCCTAGACCTGCTTGCCAATGCGCCAGATGACTACAAACCGTCGCTGATCTCCGGCACTCACGAGCCGTCACTCGAGGATGTTGCGCAGAAACTTCTCGAAAATCCAAAAGGTATTTTTGCGGCAGACGAAAGCGGTGGCAGCATCGCCAAACGATTCGTACAATACGGTGTAGAAGATAGCGAGGAAATGCGCAGACAGTATCGACAGCTCTTCTTCACTACACCGGATATCGAACACGGTCTCAGCGGCGCGATCTTGTTTGACGAAACAGCCAGGCAGAAGGCAGACGACGGGACTCCTTTCCCTGAACTACTCGCCTCTCGTGGCATTATCCCTGGCATCAAGGTCGACAAAGGTATCGTGCCATTGCCAGGTTTCGAAGGAGAAGGTGTTACAAGTGGGCTCGACGGTCTGCCAGATCGCCTCGCCGAATACCACAGTATGGGGCTACGTTTCGCCAAATGGCGTGCAGCATTCACTGTCACCGATACATTGCCGTCTGACGCCGCCATAGCCGCCAACGTGCATGCGCTCGCTCGCTATGCGCTCGACTGCCAACAGGCCGGTATCGTGCCGATCGTGGAACCAGAGATTGTCCATGACGGCAACTTCACTATCGAGCGAGCCCGCGAAGTATCTGCTCGCGTCCTCGATGCATTGTTCGAGGAACTAGCCTTGCTCGGCGTCAATCGCCAAGCTGCCATATTGAAAACAAGTATGGTACTGGCCGGCGCACAGGTCGAGCAATCAACACCCGCAGAAGTAGCCGCGGCGACGATAGACATCTTCGCGCACCATGTGCCGCACGACCTCGCTGGTATCGTGTTCCTATCTGGCGGCCAGACACCAGAGCAGGCGACGGCCAATCTGCAGGCTATCACTAATCTCGGTGAACAAACCTGGCCAATCACCTTCAGCTTCTCGCGCGCGCTCCAAGAGCCAGTACTTGAGACCTGGGGTGGACAACGCGAGAATACAGCCCATGCCCAGCAGACATTTGCTACGCTCGTACAAGCAAATAGCAACGCCACAGTACGACAGGCGAGCTAG
- a CDS encoding HNH endonuclease family protein produces MSANYKVRRLVVLLVIAIVSLSAFAYDMARREYQAAAPRPATPPPAAGVDLARDELEKLPVKGRAPKTGYARTQFGNGWEQQGDCDTRNIILRRDLRDAQVSETCKVLRGTLSDPYTGKEIEFVRGAGTSDAVQIDHVVALSNAWQTGAQQLTPERRVALANDPLELIAVDGPANQQKSDGDAATWLPSNKAFRCQYVARQIAVKRAYSLWVTPAEQDAIAGVLDACPNQPMPVQ; encoded by the coding sequence ATGAGCGCTAACTATAAAGTCCGTCGCCTAGTTGTGCTGCTTGTCATCGCGATTGTGAGTCTATCTGCGTTTGCCTACGACATGGCGCGGCGTGAGTACCAGGCTGCTGCGCCACGACCAGCCACGCCGCCGCCAGCTGCGGGTGTTGACTTAGCGCGTGACGAACTTGAGAAACTACCAGTGAAAGGCCGTGCACCCAAAACAGGCTATGCCCGGACACAGTTTGGGAATGGCTGGGAGCAGCAAGGTGACTGCGATACACGCAACATTATCCTGCGGCGTGACCTGCGTGACGCGCAGGTGAGCGAGACGTGCAAAGTGCTACGTGGCACGCTCAGCGACCCGTATACTGGCAAAGAGATTGAATTTGTACGCGGTGCGGGTACTAGCGATGCTGTGCAGATAGATCACGTAGTGGCACTCAGCAATGCTTGGCAGACTGGAGCCCAGCAGCTGACGCCAGAACGGCGAGTAGCGCTCGCGAACGATCCGCTTGAGTTGATTGCTGTGGATGGTCCGGCGAACCAGCAAAAAAGTGATGGCGATGCCGCGACGTGGCTACCGAGCAACAAGGCGTTTCGCTGCCAATATGTCGCACGGCAAATTGCCGTCAAGCGTGCCTATTCGCTCTGGGTCACGCCTGCTGAGCAGGATGCAATTGCGGGTGTGCTAGATGCGTGTCCGAATCAACCAATGCCAGTCCAGTGA
- a CDS encoding M1 family metallopeptidase, with protein MQAFSHLLDSFVPEHYDLSLTLEREARAFHGTISIKGFQKSDDYLPLHTKDLTITSAAVDGNSVEYEHSDNDELRLAHTVPGAHIIVLQFEGKITDAMHGLYPCYFEVDGIKKELLATQFESHHAREVFPCIDEPAAKATFDLTLTTEEGVEVLGNMPVDWQRSEPEGLVTKFETSPRMSSYLLAFVVGEMQKKTAQTKDGVEVNVWATHAQPASALDFPLDIAVRSIEFYNDYFGTPYPLPKADHVALPDFSSGAMENWGLITYREMALLADPATTSISSRQYIATVIAHELAHQWFGNLVTMKWWNDLWLNESFATLMEYIAVDALHPEWNIWLDFATNETISALRRDALDGVQAVQVDVNHPDEISTLFDPSIVYAKGARLLRMVQHYVGHEAFQRGLAQYFRDYAYDNTVGDNLWQALADASGKDIVDMMNIWASQSGYPVVEAGINADSITLTQSQFFIGAHEQSDKLWPIPLGASTEAAPALMTEQTASFDYQSDAPLQLNVGDSAHFITHYDDVLFTRLIDAVKLGQLDTLAKVQLLDEATLLARGGILSSEQLIPLIDAYRAETSEPVWNIIALALGELKKFVQEDEAAEQKLRAFAKDIAAPLYAELGWNAKTGESEEHTKLRGTILGLTLYGEDEAAIATAKELYTSTKLEALDPELRPLIISSVARYGDEDVVDTLLERYRTSQSAELKQDICVGITSTRIPEKIDELLARIKDPTTVKPQDVARWFVYLIRGRESRAVAWQWVQNNWDWIEQTFGGDKSYDDYPRYSAGGLMTREQLDEYTAFFAPKQNIPALTRAIQLGIGEITGRVELIERDQPAVIAALKDL; from the coding sequence ATGCAAGCATTTTCTCATCTACTCGACTCATTCGTACCCGAACACTATGATTTGTCGCTCACACTCGAGCGAGAAGCCCGCGCATTTCATGGCACTATCAGTATCAAAGGTTTCCAAAAAAGCGACGATTACTTACCACTTCACACCAAAGATCTGACAATAACCAGCGCAGCTGTCGATGGCAATTCTGTGGAGTATGAGCACAGTGACAATGACGAGCTGCGGCTCGCTCATACGGTGCCCGGTGCACATATCATCGTCCTGCAGTTCGAAGGCAAAATCACCGATGCCATGCATGGTCTGTATCCTTGCTATTTTGAAGTCGACGGCATCAAGAAAGAGTTACTTGCCACGCAGTTCGAGAGCCACCATGCTCGCGAGGTGTTCCCGTGTATTGACGAACCCGCCGCCAAAGCAACATTTGATCTCACTCTCACCACAGAAGAAGGTGTCGAAGTACTTGGTAATATGCCAGTCGACTGGCAACGCAGCGAACCAGAAGGTCTGGTGACAAAGTTTGAGACGAGCCCGCGCATGAGTAGCTATCTTCTCGCATTTGTCGTCGGCGAGATGCAAAAGAAAACCGCACAGACAAAAGACGGCGTAGAAGTAAATGTCTGGGCTACCCATGCACAGCCAGCCAGTGCACTTGATTTTCCGCTCGATATCGCTGTACGGAGCATCGAGTTCTACAACGACTACTTTGGTACCCCGTACCCATTGCCAAAGGCCGACCATGTGGCACTGCCAGACTTCAGCTCCGGTGCCATGGAAAACTGGGGACTGATCACCTACCGCGAAATGGCGCTACTCGCCGATCCAGCTACTACTAGCATCTCAAGCCGTCAGTACATCGCGACCGTCATCGCTCACGAGCTGGCACACCAGTGGTTCGGCAATCTTGTAACTATGAAGTGGTGGAACGATCTCTGGCTCAACGAAAGCTTCGCAACACTCATGGAATACATCGCCGTCGATGCGCTCCATCCAGAGTGGAATATTTGGCTCGATTTTGCCACCAACGAGACAATTAGCGCGCTTCGACGCGATGCACTTGACGGCGTGCAGGCCGTGCAGGTCGATGTCAATCACCCGGACGAGATTAGCACGCTCTTCGACCCGTCAATCGTGTATGCCAAAGGTGCACGATTGCTGCGCATGGTACAGCACTATGTGGGTCACGAGGCGTTTCAGCGCGGCTTGGCGCAGTATTTCCGTGACTACGCCTACGACAATACTGTGGGCGACAATCTCTGGCAAGCGCTAGCAGACGCCAGTGGCAAAGACATAGTGGACATGATGAATATCTGGGCTTCACAATCTGGCTATCCTGTGGTCGAAGCTGGCATTAACGCTGACAGTATCACACTCACGCAGTCACAATTCTTCATCGGTGCGCATGAGCAAAGTGACAAGCTCTGGCCCATTCCCCTCGGCGCCTCTACCGAGGCTGCACCCGCTCTCATGACTGAGCAGACGGCGAGCTTCGACTATCAGAGCGATGCACCACTCCAACTCAATGTCGGCGATAGCGCGCATTTTATCACGCATTATGACGATGTGCTCTTCACTCGACTCATCGACGCAGTAAAATTAGGTCAGCTCGATACGCTTGCAAAAGTACAATTGCTCGACGAAGCCACGCTCCTGGCTCGCGGTGGTATCCTCTCATCCGAACAACTCATCCCACTCATCGACGCGTACCGGGCAGAGACGAGTGAACCGGTCTGGAATATCATTGCCCTAGCACTCGGCGAACTAAAGAAGTTTGTACAAGAAGACGAAGCAGCCGAACAAAAACTGCGTGCGTTTGCAAAAGACATAGCTGCACCACTGTACGCCGAACTCGGCTGGAACGCAAAAACAGGCGAAAGCGAAGAGCACACCAAGCTTCGCGGCACGATTCTCGGTCTGACGTTGTACGGCGAAGATGAAGCCGCCATTGCTACAGCGAAGGAACTGTACACATCGACCAAACTCGAAGCACTCGACCCAGAGCTACGACCGCTTATCATCAGCTCTGTGGCACGTTACGGCGATGAAGACGTGGTCGACACGCTCCTCGAGCGCTACCGCACTAGCCAGTCAGCCGAGCTCAAGCAAGACATCTGTGTCGGTATCACTTCGACGCGCATTCCAGAGAAAATTGACGAACTGCTCGCCCGCATCAAGGATCCAACCACCGTTAAACCACAAGACGTCGCGCGCTGGTTTGTCTACCTTATCCGTGGCCGTGAATCACGGGCAGTAGCATGGCAATGGGTACAAAACAATTGGGACTGGATCGAGCAGACATTTGGCGGCGATAAAAGCTACGACGACTACCCTCGCTACAGCGCCGGCGGCCTCATGACTCGCGAGCAACTCGACGAATACACTGCGTTTTTCGCGCCCAAACAAAACATCCCTGCGCTTACACGTGCTATCCAGCTCGGCATCGGTGAAATCACCGGGCGTGTCGAGCTCATTGAACGCGACCAGCCGGCTGTTATTGCTGCCCTCAAGGACCTCTAA
- a CDS encoding L-threonylcarbamoyladenylate synthase, which translates to MPRVIMSFSDDLVATLQVGSIAVVRTDTLYGVLCRADDEQAVARVYTLKHRDESKSPIVLIADQSQLYDIPHESMLPALDMMWPGPYSIILPGVQAPHWITRENGSVAYRIPARDDLRYLLKHTGPLIAPSANPEGQPPALTVQQAIDYFGDTVDIYVDGGEVSDTRPSTLLRFADNKFEKLR; encoded by the coding sequence ATGCCGCGTGTCATCATGTCGTTTAGTGATGACCTTGTCGCCACACTCCAGGTGGGAAGCATAGCTGTCGTCCGCACCGACACACTCTATGGGGTACTGTGTCGGGCAGATGACGAGCAGGCAGTCGCGCGCGTCTATACGCTCAAACATCGCGACGAATCCAAATCACCCATCGTACTGATAGCCGACCAGTCCCAGCTATACGACATACCACATGAATCGATGCTCCCTGCGCTCGATATGATGTGGCCAGGGCCCTACAGCATCATCCTTCCTGGAGTACAAGCGCCCCACTGGATCACACGAGAAAACGGCTCAGTCGCCTATCGAATCCCGGCCCGCGATGACCTGCGCTATCTCCTCAAGCATACCGGACCACTCATCGCACCTAGCGCAAACCCCGAAGGCCAGCCGCCAGCGCTGACAGTTCAGCAAGCCATAGATTACTTTGGTGATACGGTTGACATATACGTCGATGGAGGTGAAGTCAGCGACACTCGCCCATCTACGCTACTGCGCTTTGCCGACAATAAATTTGAGAAGCTCCGCTAA
- a CDS encoding ribonuclease HII, whose amino-acid sequence MILGIDEVGRGPWAGPMVVGAVVLGGAVIDGLTDSKKLTKKRREALDVEIREQAAGYGLGWVSAAEIDQIGLGPSLRLATKRAVQAVNVPFHEIIIDGAINLLADTPLEYHVATMPKADLLVPSVSAASIIAKVARDNYMTDQDTFYPGYKFGSHAGYGTAAHRLAIERLGVTPLHRLSFAPLQKYAGVSFSGLSRESSHNNSSQPDPRVGSEDDTTRHMETTKKIGDRAEDEAANHLLRLGHEIIARNWKTKYCEIDIVSQKGGRLYFTEVKFRKNANQGGGLAAITPKKLNQMRYAAQFYAHSNKLRDVDLVTSAMSLTGDPPAVETYLERV is encoded by the coding sequence ATGATACTAGGTATAGACGAAGTCGGTCGCGGACCATGGGCGGGGCCAATGGTGGTAGGTGCGGTCGTGCTCGGTGGCGCGGTGATAGACGGGCTGACAGATAGCAAGAAGCTGACGAAGAAGCGGCGCGAAGCGCTAGATGTCGAGATACGTGAGCAAGCCGCTGGCTACGGGCTAGGTTGGGTGAGCGCGGCAGAGATCGACCAGATTGGACTAGGACCGAGTCTTCGCCTCGCGACCAAGCGCGCCGTGCAGGCGGTGAACGTACCGTTTCACGAAATCATCATCGATGGAGCGATTAATTTGCTTGCCGATACGCCACTTGAGTATCATGTGGCAACTATGCCGAAGGCAGATTTGCTAGTGCCAAGTGTGTCGGCGGCATCGATCATTGCCAAAGTTGCACGCGACAACTACATGACTGATCAAGATACATTCTATCCGGGGTATAAATTTGGCTCGCATGCTGGCTACGGTACGGCGGCACACCGACTGGCCATAGAGCGGCTGGGTGTCACGCCTCTGCACCGGTTGAGTTTTGCGCCGCTGCAGAAATATGCTGGGGTGTCATTCTCTGGCTTGAGCAGAGAATCCAGTCATAATAATTCATCTCAACCGGATCCCCGGGTCGGGTCCGAGGATGACACGACTCGTCATATGGAAACGACCAAAAAAATCGGAGACCGTGCCGAAGATGAAGCGGCAAATCACCTCTTACGTCTCGGTCACGAGATCATCGCGCGCAACTGGAAGACGAAATACTGCGAGATTGACATTGTATCGCAAAAAGGTGGGAGATTGTATTTCACCGAAGTGAAGTTCCGCAAGAATGCTAACCAAGGTGGCGGCCTTGCGGCCATCACTCCCAAGAAGCTGAATCAGATGCGCTATGCGGCTCAGTTCTACGCGCATAGCAACAAGCTACGAGATGTCGATCTTGTCACGTCTGCTATGTCTTTGACTGGTGATCCACCGGCTGTCGAGACATATCTGGAGCGGGTTTAG
- the rplS gene encoding 50S ribosomal protein L19, with translation MSFALIKKVNDEQKKHAVVDARSGDTVRVHQKIKEGNKERVQVFEGVVIRTDNKASHTSRITVRKIASGVGVEKSFLLHSPLVEKVEITRRSKVRRNYLSFLRNRSGKSARLKAVKFDREGINTLPEAPKAEAPAAEVSEEKADA, from the coding sequence ATGAGTTTTGCACTTATCAAAAAAGTCAATGACGAACAGAAGAAACATGCTGTCGTCGACGCACGCAGTGGTGACACCGTCCGTGTACATCAGAAGATCAAAGAAGGTAACAAAGAACGTGTCCAGGTGTTCGAAGGTGTCGTCATCCGCACCGACAACAAGGCGTCGCACACGAGCCGTATCACGGTGCGCAAAATCGCCAGTGGTGTAGGTGTTGAAAAGAGCTTCTTGCTGCATAGCCCGCTAGTAGAAAAGGTAGAGATTACTCGCCGTAGCAAGGTTCGCCGTAACTACCTGAGCTTCCTGCGCAACCGTAGCGGTAAAAGCGCACGTCTCAAAGCTGTCAAATTTGACCGTGAAGGCATCAATACGCTGCCGGAGGCACCAAAGGCCGAAGCTCCGGCTGCAGAGGTATCTGAAGAAAAAGCTGACGCCTAA
- a CDS encoding GspE/PulE family protein, translating to MDEKKIQETRREHDELSTAKRSTILGLQYLDTREIENDLPLAMDVISIKEMHMNKMVPLVKGDDSTQTRFGVTSVTPQSVIQKLETEYTENGRGIQFLLISQSGYKVLMDRYDPPKEVIYDDIEIAKQGDSETIAAVSQTLNSVGTDLVFDYLIDQADKLGASDIHVENQRTFIRIRMRIDGALHSVANLEKDRYRVLMAALSSRANISTAATTPQSGHMNKEVTRDGATHILNLRIEAVPTLNGQDVVMRLFNFDTAQLNLEFLNIASKEMKEIQEIVSHPRGMLLMVGPTGSGKSTTLYSILNALNTDDRKLITLEDPVENQLPGITQIPIDTTSGQHFADGLRSVLRLDPDVVMVGEIRDVETAKTAIQASITGHLVLSSFHANSTSAAFSRMIDMIGQNPIFSSAVRLLIAQRLVRRLVDDTKEEYEPDEATRSWVKKTLEGIPADTPNVPNLDTFKLWKPVSTPDTPFGFKGRIPVMEQMVVNEEIQKFLRGDVVDVHTEAIEKVARESGMITLLQAGVLAALRGETTLEEVNRAI from the coding sequence ATGGACGAGAAAAAAATCCAAGAAACCCGTCGTGAGCACGATGAACTGTCGACCGCCAAGCGCTCGACTATACTCGGATTGCAGTATCTCGACACTCGCGAGATAGAAAACGACCTACCACTTGCTATGGATGTGATCTCTATCAAAGAGATGCACATGAACAAGATGGTGCCACTCGTAAAAGGCGACGATAGTACACAGACGCGTTTTGGAGTGACAAGCGTGACGCCGCAGTCCGTGATCCAAAAACTCGAGACCGAATATACAGAAAATGGGCGCGGTATCCAGTTCCTACTGATCAGTCAGTCTGGCTACAAAGTGCTGATGGATCGCTATGATCCCCCAAAAGAGGTTATCTACGATGACATCGAGATCGCCAAACAAGGTGACAGCGAGACGATTGCGGCAGTCAGTCAAACACTGAATTCTGTCGGTACCGATCTTGTTTTCGATTATCTCATCGACCAGGCAGATAAGCTCGGCGCGTCCGATATTCATGTCGAAAATCAGCGCACATTTATCCGAATTCGTATGCGTATCGACGGTGCCCTGCACTCTGTGGCAAATCTCGAGAAGGACCGTTATCGTGTGCTTATGGCGGCTCTCAGCTCGCGTGCAAATATTTCTACCGCTGCTACGACGCCGCAGTCTGGTCACATGAACAAAGAAGTCACGCGCGACGGTGCAACACATATCCTCAACCTTCGTATCGAGGCTGTTCCAACACTCAATGGGCAAGATGTCGTCATGCGTTTGTTCAATTTTGACACAGCGCAGCTCAATCTGGAGTTTCTCAACATCGCCAGCAAGGAGATGAAAGAAATACAGGAGATCGTGAGCCACCCACGAGGCATGTTGCTCATGGTGGGGCCAACTGGTAGTGGTAAATCTACCACGCTCTACAGCATTCTCAATGCGCTCAATACCGACGATCGTAAGCTCATCACACTCGAGGATCCTGTGGAGAACCAACTACCTGGTATTACGCAGATTCCAATTGATACCACGAGCGGTCAGCACTTTGCCGATGGCCTGCGCTCAGTGCTTCGTCTTGACCCAGATGTCGTGATGGTAGGTGAGATTCGCGACGTCGAGACGGCAAAAACGGCTATCCAGGCGTCGATTACGGGTCACTTAGTGCTGAGCTCGTTTCACGCCAATTCTACTTCTGCGGCGTTTAGCCGTATGATCGACATGATCGGCCAAAACCCTATCTTCAGCTCGGCAGTGCGCCTACTGATTGCACAACGCTTGGTGCGTCGCCTGGTAGATGATACTAAGGAGGAATATGAACCGGATGAGGCCACTCGCAGCTGGGTGAAGAAGACGCTCGAAGGTATTCCTGCGGATACTCCGAACGTACCAAATCTCGATACGTTCAAGCTATGGAAACCCGTGTCGACACCCGATACACCGTTTGGGTTCAAAGGCCGCATACCAGTCATGGAGCAGATGGTGGTCAACGAAGAAATCCAGAAGTTCCTGCGTGGCGACGTAGTAGATGTGCATACTGAAGCCATCGAGAAAGTCGCGCGCGAAAGTGGTATGATCACACTACTCCAGGCAGGTGTGCTTGCGGCACTTCGCGGCGAGACTACGCTGGAAGAAGTCAACCGTGCAATTTAA
- a CDS encoding TrmH family RNA methyltransferase, translating to MRDIVLIAHNIRSTHNVGAFLRTCDGFGVRKLIFSGYTPYPTLEDDTRLPHFADKITRQIHKTALGAEVTVPFERYELPPIEQLKADGYTIVGLEQDERSVMLPDYEVPDKVALLLGNEIDGIYPEYRDQCDALVEIPMHGHKESFNVSVATGIALYHLSI from the coding sequence ATGAGAGACATCGTACTCATCGCCCACAATATCCGCTCCACACATAATGTCGGAGCGTTTCTACGCACCTGCGATGGGTTTGGTGTACGCAAGCTGATTTTTAGTGGCTATACGCCGTATCCGACACTAGAAGACGATACACGCCTGCCGCATTTCGCCGACAAGATTACGCGCCAGATCCATAAGACAGCGCTAGGCGCCGAGGTAACTGTGCCGTTTGAACGCTACGAATTGCCGCCCATCGAACAGCTAAAGGCCGATGGATATACGATCGTAGGCCTTGAGCAAGACGAACGCTCAGTGATGCTGCCAGACTACGAAGTACCGGACAAAGTCGCCCTGCTACTCGGCAACGAGATCGACGGCATCTACCCTGAATACCGCGACCAGTGTGATGCACTTGTCGAGATTCCAATGCACGGTCACAAAGAGTCGTTCAATGTCAGTGTCGCGACAGGTATCGCTCTCTACCACCTGTCAATCTAG
- the nrdH gene encoding glutaredoxin-like protein NrdH: MGIAVYTKPACVQCNATYKALDKQGLEYEVIDISQDEEARDYVMALGYLQAPVVVVGDDHWSGFRPDRIKALGQQPVPVG; this comes from the coding sequence ATGGGCATCGCCGTCTACACCAAGCCAGCCTGCGTACAGTGCAACGCAACCTACAAGGCGCTCGACAAGCAAGGTCTCGAGTACGAAGTGATCGACATCAGCCAGGACGAGGAAGCACGTGACTACGTCATGGCGCTTGGCTACCTGCAGGCGCCCGTCGTCGTGGTCGGCGACGATCATTGGTCGGGCTTTCGGCCGGATCGCATCAAGGCACTCGGCCAGCAGCCGGTCCCCGTAGGCTAA